The Microbulbifer sp. YPW1 genome contains a region encoding:
- a CDS encoding SDR family oxidoreductase, giving the protein MSATGVKHINRSKVVVVTGAAGGLGWALVQSLVKAHAGVTPLRFALVDVNGEALAARGRELEQQDIDADILVADLSSESAVAELCERLRALYPHVDLLINNAGITHRSLSTQTTNTVIRRVMAVDYHAPVELAQGLLVPLRAAGGCVVNISSMAGWMPVLGRAGYCAAKSALHQYFETFREEVREEGIRVLMVYPSFVATDIDTNALSGDGGRARHAQSTIGQVRSADWMADRIVAAQMAGKERLFPRDKSLLGAYLYKLAPRLFLRQMVKNFRVELEEGRKLVRE; this is encoded by the coding sequence ATGAGCGCTACGGGAGTAAAGCATATCAACCGGTCAAAAGTTGTCGTCGTCACTGGCGCTGCGGGTGGTCTCGGCTGGGCGCTGGTCCAGTCCCTGGTGAAGGCGCATGCTGGCGTAACGCCGCTGCGATTTGCCCTGGTCGATGTCAACGGCGAAGCGCTGGCGGCGCGCGGTCGCGAGCTTGAGCAACAGGATATCGACGCGGACATATTGGTTGCCGACCTGTCCAGTGAAAGCGCCGTGGCGGAATTGTGCGAGCGCTTGCGCGCGCTCTATCCGCATGTGGATCTGTTGATCAACAATGCGGGTATTACTCATCGCAGCCTCTCTACCCAGACCACCAATACGGTCATTCGCCGGGTGATGGCGGTGGATTACCACGCGCCGGTGGAATTGGCTCAGGGATTGCTGGTACCGCTGCGTGCGGCGGGTGGTTGTGTGGTGAATATCAGTTCCATGGCCGGCTGGATGCCGGTGCTGGGGCGTGCGGGTTACTGTGCAGCGAAGAGTGCGCTACATCAGTACTTTGAAACGTTCCGCGAAGAGGTTCGGGAAGAGGGGATCCGCGTATTGATGGTCTATCCGAGCTTCGTAGCAACGGATATCGATACCAATGCCCTGTCCGGCGACGGCGGGCGAGCCCGCCACGCGCAGAGCACCATCGGTCAGGTGCGCAGTGCGGACTGGATGGCCGACCGGATTGTGGCCGCGCAGATGGCGGGTAAGGAGCGGTTGTTCCCGCGGGACAAATCCCTGCTCGGTGCCTATCTGTATAAGCTGGCGCCGCGTCTGTTCCTGCGTCAGATGGTAAAAAACTTCCGCGTGGAGCTGGAAGAGGGACGCAAGCTGGTACGAGAGTAA
- a CDS encoding TatD family hydrolase, with amino-acid sequence MPLIDSHCHFDFDAFSADREQVWDSCQQRGVQALVIPGVSIPQWRSLFAMVNAQAGWYGAAGVHPWWVSKLTLSPQQVFRAVVERVERERRQGAGCCVAVGECGLDGNIDLPLEQQLPVFEAQLEAANTLSLPVIVHSVRAHNEVIRALKKTGVKKAGVIHAFTGSREIAEEYIKLGFYLGVGGSITYERAAKTRRTLAGVPLEHLLLESDAPDMPHAGHQGERNSPEYLPAVAETLAVLRQVPVENIVAQTGKNTQALFDL; translated from the coding sequence ATGCCCCTGATCGACAGTCACTGTCATTTTGATTTTGATGCGTTTTCCGCAGACCGCGAGCAGGTCTGGGATAGCTGCCAGCAGCGCGGTGTCCAGGCCCTGGTGATTCCGGGGGTGAGTATTCCCCAGTGGCGATCGCTATTTGCAATGGTGAATGCGCAGGCGGGCTGGTACGGCGCGGCGGGCGTGCATCCCTGGTGGGTTTCAAAGCTTACCCTTTCCCCGCAGCAGGTGTTCCGCGCGGTGGTGGAGCGGGTAGAGCGCGAACGCCGACAGGGCGCTGGGTGCTGTGTGGCAGTGGGGGAGTGCGGGCTGGATGGCAATATTGATCTTCCTCTGGAGCAGCAGCTACCGGTGTTCGAGGCGCAGCTGGAGGCAGCCAATACACTGTCGTTACCGGTAATCGTGCACAGTGTGCGCGCCCACAATGAAGTCATCCGCGCGTTGAAAAAAACTGGGGTAAAAAAGGCCGGTGTAATTCACGCATTCACCGGTAGCCGGGAAATTGCCGAGGAATATATCAAGCTTGGTTTTTATCTGGGGGTGGGGGGCTCCATCACCTATGAGCGCGCCGCCAAGACCCGCAGGACCCTGGCAGGCGTTCCGCTAGAGCATCTCTTGTTGGAATCCGACGCTCCGGACATGCCCCATGCCGGGCATCAGGGCGAGCGCAATAGCCCGGAATATTTGCCGGCTGTGGCTGAAACGCTGGCGGTGCTGCGCCAAGTGCCGGTGGAAAACATTGTCGCCCAAACTGGAAAAAACACGCAGGCGCTATTCGATCTATGA